The genomic window CTAGCACCACAGCTGGATCAACTTGGCCATGACTGATGGGCATCATTGACGTGCCAAGGCGTACCTTTTCAGCAAGTTCGCTTTTGAGCTTGCGGAGGTCGACATTGGAGACAACATCCGCTCGACTGATCAACACCAAATCAGCAGCTTCCAACTGATCAGTGAACAAGTCTTCAACAGCACTGAGATGATCAAGGCTTGGATCCTCCTGTCGCTGCCGTTCTAACCCGGCAGGATCACCAACGGGGCTACCCGCTGCGAGGGCTTCACCATCCACCATTGTGACCACTCCATTCACATAAACTCGAGTGCGTACGGCAGGCCAGTCGAGCGCTTTTAAGAGGGGGCGAGGAAGAGCAAGGCCACTGGTTTCAACGATAATTCCATCCAACTTATCCGCCTGTTTCAGCAAGGTCTCCATGGTGGGTAAAAAGTCTTCCTGCACCGTGCAGCAGAGACAACCGTTATTGAGTTCAACGACTCGACCATCCAATTCCTCCTCCGGACAAAAGCCACAGCTACGGATTAAATCGCCATCAAGACCAATCGTGCCAAATTCATTGACCATGACCGCTAAACGCTGCCCCCCATGAGTGAGCAGATGACGTAGCAAGGTGGTCTTTCCAGCTCCAAGGAAACCAGTCAAAACAGTGACTGGTAGACGCTTTGAAATCAAGGCAGGTTTATGCAGGTTGGGAATTAAGAACGACAGCCAAGGCTGTCAAGAGTTTGAGACCCGCTAGCGGCATTGGTGCCGTCTGCTCTGGCGCAAAGCTCATTCTGCTGGCGACGATCAAGCACAGCATTGCTGAAATCAGCTCCTTCAATCAGGGCATCTTTAAATTGACTCTGCATCAGCATGGCGTTGGTGAAGTTGGCTCCCCTGAGATCGGCTCCATCGAAACGACTAGCAAAAGCCACCACATTTTCCAAATCAGCTCCTTGCAGATCAGCTTCTTGCAGCTGGCTGCTGTTAAACACCGCACCACGCAGATCGGCCTCACTGAGATCAACGCCGCGCAGGTCAGCCTTGAGAAAGTTTTGCTCCTTGAGGTCACGTCCGTGCATGTCTTTGGAGATCTCTTCAATGGCCTGGCCTCCTCTGAATTCAGGAGGGATGATTGCCATTACAGGTGACTCTGTTAAACCCAACACAAGAATCACAAGGCCACTAAGCAACACTGCTCGACAACGGTTCCACCAACAGGGAGAGAGATTCATGAAACTAGAAAATTGCAATGAGCCAGTAGTTTGAGCAGTCACGTTATGGCAATTGCCGGCCAATTCACGCGTCATGCCAATGACCCTAAGGGTAGTGGTCCCCCCCCATCCACTGATTGCCCACTGGCTCACATTGCTGCGCAACACCACAACACCGCCAGCCCTCTATGCCACAGGCTTGGAGGAACTTGGTCGCTGGCTTACCTATGAAGCCCTGCGGGATTGGTTGCCCCACCGCCGTGAAATGGTAACCACATCCCAAGCAGAAACAGAAGGCACGCTGGTCGAGTCCAATGTGCCATTGCTGAGCATTCCCTTGTTACCCGGGGGCCTTGATCTTTGGCAAGGAGCACGACGGGTATTGCCCAGTTCACAGCTATGTCTTGGCGGGGTGCCCGATAACATCGAAACCAATGCTGGGGTGATTGTTTTTGTGGATCAGATTGCTAGTGGTGAGCGTTTACTAGGCATCCTGAAGCTTCTGCAGACACAAGAAATCGAGGCTCGCCGGCTAAGGGTGATTACTGTTCTGGCATCAAGTCCAGGCCTCAAACAACTTGGCGAAATGATGCCCAATCTCACGATTCACACCGCTTGCATTGACCCCGACCTCACAGAAGATGGTGAGATCAGTCCAGGCATTGGTAATCCGGTTTTGCGACTAAACACCAGAACTGCAGGTACGACCTAGACTTTCAAAACTGATCCAGCATCTATGGGCCAGCATCGTGAGCCGGCAACCGGCAGCCTCACCTCATTGATCAGCGGAGCCGTACTCGGCGCTGCAGGACTTGCCTGGTGGCTTTTTTCTGAGGCAGAGCGTCGGCAACGCAGTCGCCACCAACGCGCCATGCTTCACGCTCCTCGCATGCAGGACGGATCAGAGGCCCTGGAGGCCATCTCGCATCCCCAGAACAACAGCCAGCACCTGGAACATCGAGTCGAACAACTCAATGCCGCCATTGCAGATGTGCGCAGACAGCTTGAAGATCTAGGGGCGCGGACCTAAGAGCTCGGTAAGTTGGCGACTGAGTGCCCCAGTCGCCACCATGCTCAGATCCGCCGCCATCACAAAGGGAACTCAACGCTCTCCCAACCGAGCCATGCTTCGCGCAGTGGGCTTTGGCGACGAAGACTTCAATAAACCAATCATCGGTATAGCCAACGGCTACAGCACGATCACTCCTTGCAACATCGGTCTTAATGACCTGGCGCGACGTTCAGAAGAAGCAGCCCGCCAGGCCGGTGCAATGCCCCAGATGTTCGGCACCATCACTGTCAGTGATGGCATCTCTATGGGCACCGAAGGGATGAAATATTCCCTGGTAAGTCGCGAGGTGATTGCTGATTCGATCGAGACAGCCTGCAACGCCCAAAGCATGGACGGCGTACTAGCAATCGGTGGCTGTGACAAAAACATGCCTGGAGCGATGATCGCCCTGGCCCGAATGAACATCCCAGGTGTCTTTGTCTATGGCGGAACGATCAAACCAGGAAAATTGGCTGACCGCGACCTCACTGTAGTCAGCGCCTTTGAAGCTGTTGGTCAGCATGCCAGTGGCAAGATAAATGAGGAGCAACTCACCGCTATCGAGAAGAACGCTTGC from Prochlorococcus marinus str. MIT 9313 includes these protein-coding regions:
- a CDS encoding GTP-binding protein; amino-acid sequence: MSKRLPVTVLTGFLGAGKTTLLRHLLTHGGQRLAVMVNEFGTIGLDGDLIRSCGFCPEEELDGRVVELNNGCLCCTVQEDFLPTMETLLKQADKLDGIIVETSGLALPRPLLKALDWPAVRTRVYVNGVVTMVDGEALAAGSPVGDPAGLERQRQEDPSLDHLSAVEDLFTDQLEAADLVLISRADVVSNVDLRKLKSELAEKVRLGTSMMPISHGQVDPAVVLGLSTTENSDQQKSLPKQFGDDLIDDASIDVDHHEDDHHHDHNHVEMVSGVVRFEGSVDRATVEALLPELATLHQVVRLKGRLWLPGKALPLQLQMVGPRLSSWFEAAPKNAWHPEEAGVDLVVLSFEKQAAEAIRFDLESSLMSDIL
- a CDS encoding pentapeptide repeat-containing protein: MTRELAGNCHNVTAQTTGSLQFSSFMNLSPCWWNRCRAVLLSGLVILVLGLTESPVMAIIPPEFRGGQAIEEISKDMHGRDLKEQNFLKADLRGVDLSEADLRGAVFNSSQLQEADLQGADLENVVAFASRFDGADLRGANFTNAMLMQSQFKDALIEGADFSNAVLDRRQQNELCARADGTNAASGSQTLDSLGCRS
- a CDS encoding uracil phosphoribosyltransferase, translating into MPMTLRVVVPPHPLIAHWLTLLRNTTTPPALYATGLEELGRWLTYEALRDWLPHRREMVTTSQAETEGTLVESNVPLLSIPLLPGGLDLWQGARRVLPSSQLCLGGVPDNIETNAGVIVFVDQIASGERLLGILKLLQTQEIEARRLRVITVLASSPGLKQLGEMMPNLTIHTACIDPDLTEDGEISPGIGNPVLRLNTRTAGTT